One window from the genome of Hydractinia symbiolongicarpus strain clone_291-10 chromosome 1, HSymV2.1, whole genome shotgun sequence encodes:
- the LOC130613956 gene encoding uncharacterized protein LOC130613956, whose amino-acid sequence MFSVTNKAWKKDQDKIISMSQQQSLVLSGDGRCDSPGHNAKYLTYSLFDQRLNKVTSVSLTQVTEADGISNRMEKTGFIKVLGEVKYAGLKIKQMTTDRHLQIKKYLRKKEEDIDHQFDVWHFNKSIKTRLLDVSKKKACEDLRPWIKSICNHLWWSSATCEQNEMLLKEKWISVLFHIQNTQLDGT is encoded by the coding sequence ATGTTCAGTGTAACTAACAAAGCATGGAAGAAAGACCAGGACAAAATAATTTCCATGTCTCAGCAGCAAAGTTTAGTGTTAAGTGGTGACGGTCGCTGTGACAGTCCTGGTCATAACGCTAAATATCTCACGTATTCATTGTTTGATCAAAGGTTAAATAAAGTAACATCAGTGTCACTGACACAAGTTACAGAGGCAGATGGAATTTCAAATCGAATGGAAAAGACGGGCTTCATCAAAGTTTTGGGCGAGGTAAAATACGCTGGATTAAAAATCAAACAGATGACCACAGATCGACATCTTCAAATCAAGAAATATCTGAGGAAGAAGGAGGAAGATATTGATCACCAGTTTGATGTTTGGCATTTCAACAAATCAATTAAGACAAGGCTGTTAGATGTTTCAAAGAAAAAAGCATGTGAAGATTTAAGGCCGTGGATTAAATCAATTTGCAACCATCTTTGGTGGTCTTCCGCAACCTGCGAACAAAACGAGatgcttttaaaagagaaatgGATAAGCGTTCTTTTTCATATCCAAAACACACAGTTGGACGGGACATGA
- the LOC130613868 gene encoding THAP domain-containing protein 1-like has protein sequence MVHCAALGYTRSSSKKNDEKISFFKLPKDAKIKQMWISKLKRVNMPKEQNIHVCHIHFDSDCFKRDLKNEMLGLPTRRILTKGAVPTNFVYSKAQEKRKSSQRLEQKDAALTKRKLIDEAIHNNAEMEHIDIENFLLENSKYCQTEFVVAAPSVRSVETRQKSSM, from the exons ATGGTTCACTGTGCAGCACTCGGTTATACTAGAAGTTCTAgcaaaaaaaatgatgaaaaaatcagttttttcaaACTTCCAAAAGACGCAAAGATAAAACAGATGTGGATTTCAAAGCTGAAACGAGTCAACATGCCTAAAGAACAAAACATCCACGTGTGTCATATTCATTTTGATAGTGACTGCTTCAAAAGAGATCTCAAG AATGAAATGCTTGGTTTGCCTACGAGACGGATTTTAACGAAAGGGGCTGTACCGACAAATTTTGTCTACTCCAAAGCACAAGAAAAACGGAAATCGTCGCAAAGGTTGGAGCAAAAAGACGCTGCATTGACAAAGCGCAAGCTCATCGATGAAGCTATCCATAACAACGCCGAAATGGAACATATCGACATAGAGAATTTTCTGCTTGAGAATTCGAAATACTGCCAAACTGAATTCGTCGTAGCAGCTCCGTCAGTACGATCCGTGGAGACAAGACAAAAGAGCTCAATGTGA